A single region of the Halopiger xanaduensis SH-6 genome encodes:
- a CDS encoding putative zinc-binding protein, which yields MTDEYDDLPLVYSCSGCSSAAQMANDLAVSLDREKIAEMSCIAGVGGDVAPLVETATADRPVVAIDGCPLECARQCLEQHDVEPELHYMLAAEGVPKEYHTEYDEEQADELFEELAADIEGLEAVEA from the coding sequence ATGACCGACGAATACGACGATCTCCCGCTGGTTTACTCCTGCTCGGGCTGCTCGAGCGCCGCTCAGATGGCGAACGACCTGGCCGTCTCGCTCGACCGGGAGAAGATCGCCGAGATGTCGTGTATCGCCGGCGTCGGCGGCGACGTTGCGCCGCTGGTCGAGACCGCGACCGCCGATCGACCGGTCGTCGCCATCGACGGCTGCCCGCTCGAGTGCGCCCGGCAGTGTCTCGAGCAGCACGACGTCGAACCGGAGCTGCACTACATGCTGGCCGCCGAGGGCGTTCCGAAGGAGTACCACACCGAGTACGACGAGGAGCAGGCCGACGAACTGTTCGAGGAGTTGGCGGCAGATATCGAGGGTCTCGAAGCAGTCGAAGCGTGA
- a CDS encoding TIGR00341 family protein, producing MRLVQLTVPTGKRETILEALDEREIDYVLTDEDSNREYAAVVYFPLPDPAVEPVLDELQSVGVDEDAYTVVVDAETVVSRRFEELRDEYENGDVETDRISRQELETEADDLTPTFGVYAIMTIISALVATAGLLLDSPAVVVGSMVIAPLIGPALGASVGTVIDDEELFKESVLYQAAGIVLAIAAAAVFAFVVRTTNVVPPGLEIDMVGEISERLTPDLLSLVIALGAGVAGIISIATGTSVALVGVMIAAALIPPAAAAGVALAWGQPSAAIGATALVMVNILSVNLAGLVTLWYAGYRPESLFSLGETEQRLRRRIVGLGVIVLVFAVFLGAITYASYSTGTFEQNAREEVEQVLSEDDFTEFQLLEFEVVMDENYPFLGPDRVVVTIGGPPGSSPPELADVLYERINRHADDEVDLEIRYVDVVER from the coding sequence GTGCGGCTCGTACAGTTGACGGTACCGACGGGCAAGCGGGAGACGATCCTCGAGGCCCTCGACGAGCGGGAGATCGACTACGTGCTCACCGACGAGGATAGCAACCGGGAGTACGCGGCGGTCGTCTACTTCCCGCTGCCGGATCCGGCCGTCGAGCCCGTGCTCGACGAACTTCAGAGCGTCGGCGTCGACGAGGACGCCTACACGGTCGTCGTCGACGCGGAGACGGTCGTCTCTCGGCGCTTCGAGGAGTTGCGCGACGAGTACGAGAACGGCGACGTCGAAACGGACCGCATCTCGCGACAGGAGTTGGAGACCGAAGCGGACGACCTGACGCCGACGTTCGGCGTCTACGCGATCATGACGATCATCAGCGCGCTCGTCGCGACCGCGGGCCTCCTGTTGGACTCGCCGGCGGTCGTCGTCGGGTCGATGGTGATCGCGCCGCTGATCGGGCCGGCGCTCGGCGCCAGCGTCGGCACGGTGATCGACGACGAGGAGCTGTTCAAAGAAAGCGTCCTCTACCAGGCCGCCGGTATCGTCCTCGCGATCGCGGCGGCGGCCGTCTTCGCGTTCGTCGTCCGAACGACGAACGTCGTCCCCCCGGGGCTCGAGATCGACATGGTCGGCGAGATCTCCGAGCGACTCACGCCGGATCTGCTCTCGCTGGTGATCGCACTCGGGGCCGGCGTCGCGGGGATCATCAGCATCGCAACGGGCACGTCGGTCGCGCTGGTCGGGGTCATGATCGCGGCGGCGCTGATCCCGCCGGCCGCGGCCGCCGGCGTCGCCCTCGCCTGGGGGCAACCCTCCGCCGCGATCGGCGCGACGGCGCTCGTGATGGTCAACATCCTCTCGGTGAACCTCGCCGGGCTGGTGACGCTATGGTACGCCGGCTACCGGCCCGAGAGCCTCTTTTCGCTCGGCGAGACGGAACAGCGTCTCCGGCGGCGAATCGTCGGGCTCGGCGTTATCGTGCTCGTCTTCGCCGTCTTCCTCGGCGCGATTACCTACGCCTCCTACAGCACCGGAACTTTCGAGCAGAACGCCCGCGAGGAGGTCGAACAGGTCCTCTCCGAGGACGATTTCACCGAGTTCCAGCTGCTCGAGTTCGAGGTCGTGATGGACGAGAACTACCCGTTCCTCGGGCCGGATCGGGTGGTCGTGACGATCGGCGGGCCGCCCGGGTCGTCGCCGCCCGAGCTGGCCGACGTCCTCTACGAGCGGATCAACCGCCACGCCGATGACGAGGTCGATCTCGAGATCAGGTACGTAGACGTCGTCGAGCGGTAG
- a CDS encoding GrpB family protein, giving the protein MVGLERGTVELEPYNDEWQRAFETEAERVRSALGDRIVALEHVGSTAIEGLAAKPIIDMLLVVESLPDEQRHRWIDRLEDLDYTFRLNDPVADRLFFAKGPERERTHYLSATERGSDTHVEQRLFRDYLRQHPTEAAAYEQLKRELASRYPDDRDAYTERKSQFVQRILQDAKAEWIDLADGG; this is encoded by the coding sequence ATGGTCGGACTCGAGCGCGGCACCGTCGAACTCGAACCCTACAACGACGAGTGGCAACGAGCGTTCGAGACCGAAGCCGAACGGGTACGTTCGGCGCTCGGCGATCGAATCGTCGCGCTCGAGCACGTCGGCAGTACCGCGATCGAGGGACTGGCTGCAAAGCCGATCATCGATATGCTACTCGTGGTCGAGTCGCTGCCCGACGAGCAGCGGCACCGGTGGATCGACCGGCTCGAGGATTTGGACTACACGTTTCGGCTCAACGACCCGGTTGCGGATCGGCTCTTCTTCGCGAAGGGTCCGGAACGCGAGCGGACGCACTACCTCTCGGCGACTGAACGCGGGAGCGACACGCACGTCGAGCAGCGCCTGTTTCGAGACTATCTTCGGCAACATCCGACGGAAGCGGCTGCGTACGAGCAACTGAAACGCGAGTTGGCGAGTCGATACCCTGACGATCGGGACGCCTACACGGAGCGAAAGTCACAGTTCGTACAACGGATACTTCAGGACGCGAAGGCCGAGTGGATTGATCTCGCCGACGGCGGCTGA
- a CDS encoding GNAT family N-acetyltransferase: MGEPPSARDDSTLDIASGTASAVRVREATAGDAPTIADIHAAAIRERGSNVYDEHQLEAWLANVHPERYPIDEAGFRVLVAEVGRDDFDDRDDSDDLVGFGLLDLEPSAYGSDTGRIKSIYVRPDAARTGVGTALLDRLEAAAREAGLEQLALTASENAIEFYERQGYEGIDTRTLEMEDGVTLPALRMRKRLD; the protein is encoded by the coding sequence GTGGGTGAACCGCCGTCAGCGAGGGACGATTCAACTCTCGATATCGCTTCAGGGACGGCTTCGGCTGTCCGCGTTCGCGAGGCAACCGCCGGTGACGCGCCCACCATAGCCGACATCCACGCGGCCGCGATCCGCGAACGCGGCAGCAACGTCTACGACGAGCACCAACTCGAGGCCTGGCTCGCGAACGTCCACCCCGAACGGTATCCCATCGACGAAGCCGGGTTCCGCGTGCTCGTCGCCGAAGTCGGCCGCGATGACTTCGATGACCGCGACGACTCCGACGACCTCGTCGGCTTCGGCCTGCTCGATCTCGAGCCCAGCGCCTACGGGTCGGACACCGGCCGAATCAAGTCGATCTACGTCCGCCCCGACGCCGCTCGGACCGGCGTCGGGACGGCGCTGCTCGACCGACTCGAGGCCGCCGCTCGCGAGGCCGGCCTCGAGCAACTCGCCCTCACGGCCTCGGAGAACGCGATCGAATTCTACGAGCGGCAAGGGTACGAGGGGATCGACACGCGCACCCTCGAGATGGAAGACGGCGTGACGCTGCCGGCGCTACGGATGCGAAAGCGCCTCGACTGA
- a CDS encoding NUDIX hydrolase, with protein METTRHFTATIYVVNDGATALHDHEKLGLTLPPGGHVDRDELPHEAGKREVREETGLEPTLLDDPPAIDAPDGRSLPKPRHHMLYDIDVSDGEVGHQHIDQIYYATVPSRDISPADGEVSADAWEWYSPADLRGSDLPEDNVRFGLEAIRAASQS; from the coding sequence ATGGAAACAACTCGACACTTCACGGCGACCATCTACGTCGTCAACGACGGGGCGACGGCGCTGCACGACCACGAAAAACTCGGACTGACGCTTCCGCCGGGCGGGCATGTCGATCGCGACGAACTTCCCCACGAAGCCGGGAAGCGTGAAGTTCGGGAAGAAACCGGCCTCGAGCCGACCCTGCTGGACGACCCGCCGGCGATCGACGCTCCCGACGGTCGGTCGTTGCCGAAACCGCGGCATCATATGCTGTACGATATCGACGTCTCCGACGGCGAGGTCGGGCACCAGCACATCGATCAGATCTACTATGCGACGGTCCCGAGCCGCGATATCTCGCCGGCCGACGGCGAAGTGAGCGCGGACGCCTGGGAGTGGTATTCGCCGGCGGACCTGCGCGGGAGCGATCTACCCGAAGACAACGTTCGGTTCGGTCTCGAAGCGATCCGCGCCGCATCGCAGTCGTAG
- the ddh gene encoding D-2-hydroxyacid dehydrogenase — protein sequence MQFELERIGVHESVETVFPPSELAAYLDDLPAEVTVVGDDAAEITACDAVVTFEHRDAYLEVDWVHSIQAGVDRFPFDEFEASGVVLTNSTGIHDRWVGETVAGYLLSFARRIHTAVANQQDRRWDQPDWNDGFTLPGTTACVLGTGTLGSGVAEVLGALGVRVTGVRRSAEPVPGFDEVYATEDLLEGVSDADFVIVTLPLTEQTRHLVDAEVFEAMREDAYFVNVGRGPVVDESALIDALESDSIAGAALDVFETEPLPEESPLWDMDEVIVTPHCAAFTEDYFRAVGDIVRENVERLESGEPFHNRVV from the coding sequence ATGCAGTTCGAACTCGAGCGGATCGGCGTCCACGAGTCGGTCGAAACGGTCTTTCCGCCGTCGGAACTCGCCGCGTATCTCGATGATCTACCCGCCGAAGTAACAGTTGTTGGCGACGATGCGGCCGAGATCACCGCCTGCGACGCCGTCGTCACCTTCGAGCACCGCGACGCCTACCTCGAGGTCGACTGGGTCCACTCGATCCAGGCCGGCGTCGACCGGTTCCCGTTCGACGAATTCGAGGCCAGCGGGGTCGTGCTCACCAACAGCACTGGGATCCACGACCGCTGGGTCGGCGAGACGGTCGCGGGCTACCTGCTCTCGTTCGCCCGCCGGATCCACACCGCCGTCGCGAACCAGCAGGACCGACGCTGGGACCAGCCCGACTGGAACGACGGGTTCACGCTGCCCGGCACGACCGCGTGCGTGCTCGGCACCGGCACCCTCGGCAGCGGCGTCGCCGAGGTGCTGGGCGCGCTCGGCGTCCGCGTCACCGGCGTCCGCCGCTCCGCGGAGCCCGTCCCCGGCTTCGATGAAGTCTACGCGACCGAAGACCTGCTCGAGGGCGTCAGCGACGCCGATTTCGTGATCGTCACGCTGCCGCTGACGGAGCAGACGCGCCACCTCGTCGACGCCGAGGTCTTCGAGGCCATGCGCGAGGACGCCTACTTCGTCAACGTCGGTCGCGGCCCGGTCGTCGACGAGTCGGCGCTGATCGACGCCCTCGAGTCCGATAGTATCGCCGGCGCGGCACTGGACGTCTTCGAGACTGAACCCTTGCCGGAGGAGTCGCCGCTGTGGGACATGGACGAAGTGATCGTCACGCCCCACTGCGCCGCGTTCACGGAGGACTACTTCCGGGCGGTCGGCGACATCGTCCGGGAGAACGTCGAGCGCCTCGAGTCCGGCGAGCCGTTCCACAATCGGGTGGTGTGA
- the engB gene encoding GTP-binding protein EngB: protein MFDSRPDREAEVALVGRSNVGKSTLMRELTGHTFDTGGKPGVTRQPNHYDWAPEDFVITDLPGFGFMSGVDEEHREEIKTNIVHYLEDYAENILVAVLVVDGKSVIDIIDRHSGPDEVPYDVEMFHFLRDLDIPVVVAVNKMDKVDDKDERLNDLCDRLGLYPPWKQWQETIAPITAKKGRIEPLNEAVREHLHEQNRDDLFKFF, encoded by the coding sequence ATGTTCGACTCTCGCCCCGATCGCGAGGCCGAGGTGGCCCTCGTCGGTCGCTCGAACGTGGGCAAGTCCACGCTCATGCGCGAGCTGACCGGCCACACGTTCGACACCGGCGGCAAGCCCGGCGTCACCCGTCAGCCGAACCACTACGACTGGGCGCCCGAGGACTTCGTCATCACCGACCTGCCCGGCTTCGGCTTCATGAGCGGCGTCGACGAGGAGCACCGCGAGGAGATCAAGACGAACATCGTCCACTACCTCGAGGACTACGCCGAGAACATCCTCGTCGCCGTCCTGGTCGTCGACGGCAAGAGCGTCATCGACATCATCGACCGCCACTCCGGCCCCGACGAGGTTCCCTACGACGTCGAGATGTTTCACTTCCTGCGGGACCTCGACATCCCGGTCGTCGTCGCCGTCAACAAGATGGACAAGGTCGACGACAAAGACGAGCGCCTGAACGACCTCTGCGACCGCCTCGGCCTCTATCCCCCGTGGAAGCAGTGGCAGGAAACCATCGCTCCGATCACCGCCAAGAAAGGCCGGATCGAACCGCTCAACGAGGCCGTCCGCGAACACCTCCACGAGCAGAACCGGGACGACCTGTTCAAATTCTTCTAA
- a CDS encoding NOG1 family protein — MIFEDLPTTPTSEELIDKAFSRAARAGKAKGGLEAQQSMLQTAANIISDNLENVVTAWPDFEYEDDVHPFYYELADAIVDVDKLRQSLSEVMWASRKAREIHEEYQPRLRKTDVDTARKHRKQAFARLADIVEQIDDDLLYINKSRNDLRDLPDIDPEEPTIVVAGYPNVGKSSFVNGVTSARGETASYPFTTKGIGVGHFERDHIRYQIVDTPGLLDRPPAERNEIESQAVSAIEHLADCMLVMIDPSGECGYPLSSQLELRDSIAGQFEEIPVLTIANKADRRDVWDGDLLEEMDADYTMSVETGENVETVLDAAIEAVDYEPELPFEG, encoded by the coding sequence ATGATTTTCGAAGACCTTCCGACGACGCCCACGTCGGAAGAGTTGATCGACAAGGCGTTTTCGCGGGCGGCGCGGGCCGGCAAGGCCAAGGGCGGCCTCGAGGCCCAGCAGTCGATGCTGCAGACGGCGGCGAACATCATCTCCGATAACCTCGAGAACGTCGTCACGGCCTGGCCGGACTTCGAGTACGAGGACGACGTCCACCCGTTCTACTACGAACTGGCGGACGCGATCGTCGACGTCGACAAGCTGCGACAGAGCCTCTCGGAAGTGATGTGGGCCAGCCGTAAGGCCCGCGAGATCCACGAGGAGTACCAGCCCCGCCTCCGAAAGACCGACGTGGACACCGCGCGCAAGCACCGCAAACAGGCCTTCGCGCGGCTGGCGGACATCGTTGAACAGATCGACGACGACCTGCTCTATATCAACAAGTCGCGCAACGACCTCCGGGACCTGCCCGATATCGACCCGGAGGAACCGACGATCGTCGTCGCCGGCTACCCGAACGTGGGGAAATCGTCGTTCGTCAACGGCGTCACGAGCGCCCGCGGCGAGACGGCCTCCTACCCGTTCACGACGAAGGGGATCGGCGTCGGCCACTTCGAGCGCGACCACATCCGCTACCAGATCGTCGACACGCCGGGACTGCTCGACCGACCCCCGGCGGAGCGCAACGAGATCGAATCACAGGCCGTCAGCGCCATCGAGCACCTCGCGGACTGCATGCTCGTGATGATCGACCCCAGCGGCGAGTGCGGTTACCCGCTGTCCTCGCAACTCGAGTTGCGCGATTCGATCGCGGGCCAGTTCGAGGAGATTCCCGTCCTCACGATCGCGAACAAGGCCGATCGCCGGGACGTCTGGGACGGCGACCTGCTCGAGGAGATGGACGCCGACTACACCATGAGCGTCGAAACCGGCGAGAACGTCGAGACGGTGCTGGACGCGGCGATCGAGGCGGTCGACTACGAGCCGGAACTGCCGTTCGAGGGATGA